AGTTCAATTGTCGCTATGCCGCCATTTTGGCTGCGGCTTCGACCGCTTCGTCAATGGTACCGACCATGTAGAAGGCTTGCTCCGGCAGAGCGTCATGTTTGCCTTCTAGGATTTCCTTAAAACCACGGATGGTTTCTGACAGGGAAACATATTTGCCCGGTCGCCCGGTGAAGATCTCGGAAACGAAGAATGGCTGCGTCAGGAAACGCTGGATCTTCCGGGCGCGGGCCACGGTTGCCTTGTCTTCTTCCGAGAGTTCTTCCATACCGAGGATGGCGATGACGTCCTGGAGGTCCTTGTAGCGCTGCAAAACGCGCTGTACTTCCCGGGCGGTACGATAATGCTCTTCACCGACGACAATTGGATCCAGGATGCGGGAGTTTGACGCTAACGGATCGACGGCAGGGAATAAGGCCTGAGCAGCCAGAGAGCGCTCGAGAGCGATAACCGCGTCGAGGTGGCCGAATGTTGCGACGACACCAGGATCAGTGTAGTCATCGGCCGGAACGTAAATGGCTTGGAATGAGGTGATCGAGCCGTCCTTGGTGGTAGTGATGCGCTCCTGAAGAGCGCCCATTTCGGTGGCCAGCGTCGGCTGGTAACCGACGGCGGAGGGCATACGGCCCAGAAGAGCCGACACCTCAACGCCGGCCAGGGTGTACCGGTAGATGTTGTCGATAAAGAGGAGAACGTCCCGATGCTCAACATCGCGGAAGTATTCTGCCATTGTTAGTCCGGTTAAAGCAATTCGCAGACGAACCGCG
This is a stretch of genomic DNA from Dehalogenimonas etheniformans. It encodes these proteins:
- the atpD gene encoding F0F1 ATP synthase subunit beta; the encoded protein is MAKGKVVQVIGSVVDVEFPSAELPALFNAVEINNKGERIVLEVQAHVGNNWVRCLSFMPTDGLARGTEVVDTGAPVSVPVGQGALGRIFNVLGEPLDSEGEVKTTERWPIHRNAPPFDQQETTAQMLETGIKVIDLITPFARGGKIGAYGGAGVGKTVIIQELIRNIASEHGGFSVFAGVGERSREGNDLWHEMKDSGVIAKTALVFGQMNELPAVRLRIALTGLTMAEYFRDVEHRDVLLFIDNIYRYTLAGVEVSALLGRMPSAVGYQPTLATEMGALQERITTTKDGSITSFQAIYVPADDYTDPGVVATFGHLDAVIALERSLAAQALFPAVDPLASNSRILDPIVVGEEHYRTAREVQRVLQRYKDLQDVIAILGMEELSEEDKATVARARKIQRFLTQPFFVSEIFTGRPGKYVSLSETIRGFKEILEGKHDALPEQAFYMVGTIDEAVEAAAKMAA